DNA sequence from the Nicotiana tomentosiformis chromosome 3, ASM39032v3, whole genome shotgun sequence genome:
gagagaaattttatgtataatattacaacaatcatctaaatgccgaaaaatattattacattagcataatacatgaatttaaaataaaaagacatcgtaaaacttacacaaatgatcaattttgttatgttagttagataattatatattatagtttaaaagtatttaaagtgatggtatcttaacgaacacttctttgtggacagtattgttttgtgtatgtttcctcctaatgcgtTGGTTGCTCTGtcttaaccagaactcttgttgtcgatctttatatccctcttgaaagtgcaacatacagttgttcgtgcaagaaaatatattgcgataaatatagtccaatatttagaatGTTTGTCcttatgctttatttattatatttgcaaaacataaacatactaaaaattattttcacacaaatttaaaaggacattccttagtttcggaagaaGTAAGTTGAatgggataagaatatacttagaagcacattaaccagtatcataatttttgcatgtatgatgttattgtcaaaacttctatataccacctatgtgctattacataagctattagGCGTATATAAGTTTTTCGGTAGCATGACAGAcataattttcttcaaaattattctatatacaatggaagatcaattttaatttAGTCTactatatatacggtgacactgaCATAGGTAAGAAATAAGAAACAtcacaacaaacatgtatggtagaaggccatttggtattaaagtatttaagtatttttcttAGTAGTAATTATTAGTGtcattttctgctgagtcaaaaactgaaaaatattttgtttttactataaaattttgtaatcaaccttttatttagttgatcaacatattcatttttgctagctaagatatctttttaattctatcatgcaatttgcacaaattgcgttttaatctaatgatagaaatatttcttttattaaatgcactactattaccattggaattgataaccaagtgttcgggaagaaccaaatcatcttttattggatcctcttcttcgtttccgacacgaagcaagaagacactgaatattggatatgttcttactttatatttcctgtcagttgaatctttttcgttGAGGCCAGAAATATAACTTTGGTAAGCTAGATTTTACAGTCtatgcttttgtcgattttggaaccactggtagtacttgacagaagtcacctcccaaactattaatttttcaccagacggttcattaatatccaatatatctctagaactccagaaattatttcgatcgtttgacacttagtCATAAATGCTTCATCCAatattatcaattttaatttacttataaatttagcatcattgctctactttgatatatttgtgatggttatttaagttgtttgaagaggtatatcaaatctaaagtgggtggtctCATAATAAAATCATTATTTGTACACCAcctgctattattgctaacagtgtcatgcctcttgatatgatatttgcaagtaatgcatgacataaaaatattatttcgatttcgCCGGAgacatctacaaagaataatcctgtcataccagagtcgactctttataatatagtcttgaaaacttatttttgtttatgatttagctttgattgtgcttcctcagacATTTGTATAGCATTttaattcttaataatatactaacctttttacTTTATATTCTAGCGCTCTTTATATGAAAAATATTTATGTACCCTGagatttttttttaacttgaaaaagaattttactcatatgatgaatttaaaaaataattgaattggattctcttgctaaataattaattaaaagatttatttatttggttttaacataaaaaataatttattcaatGTTTATTCAGATATATTAGTTCATCTctcattttgaatatttaatcttaattatattattatccaccataaattttattttcaaagagtaaaagattgatatgacattttacTTTTAGATTTTaatgtttgtagaatcattagtggtattgactcttaagACCATTTTTTTTTCGCTTTCTCAcaaatttatattcttaaatattttcttagttgttgcttaataattgggtatttacacaaaatattgataaaaaaaatattatttgagtcgaaaaatagttcaaatataatataaaaatatattatcatagtgatatttttttctctcaattttaactctttatccattctatttaatattacttttattgttTCTACGTATTTGACATTATGTAGtagtaatgtattgccaatatggAGGGTTCTTATGAAaatgattttattaaaccttcatacatattttaaataagaatttaatagataaaattttattaattttaaaattttatatattataaatTTGCATAGAagatattgtagtccaaaaaataggttattgcagcTATGtcatttccctatgagttcttccgtttaatattttaaggcaattttgatatattaatattgtatttatgcatttataataatataggctctcatttttctaaatggatttggacaatataatacattctcaaattaaattagtaatagaacattataatacgttttcaaattaaattggtaataggaatttttaataagtatatcctaaaagtaatatgattacaagtctaaatatatttacttgttcaattttatatggattagacaacccgaaaataattatactaataggattcttaaaggtaatcatgtaggattcgtaacatgtagtattatgtcctaaaactaataggattataaagttaatatctagaattccggttatgtccttttattatgagttattatgcttaaaattataagattatttttgtaaactaacattgtattcatgcttttataataatactaGTTACTATGTACATGCATTACACGTAAATATTTAGTCAGAACTTTTATGTGAAAGAACAACTAACTAAATTTAGTAACAAATTATTTACAAGATGATATGATCATTGTAAAGTAATTAACGTGATAAAAATACAGCAATCATTTAAATGCTAAACATTAATGTTATTACATTAATAGAATACTTGAATTAAAAATGATATCGTCTTAACCTACAAAGATGATCAATTTAATTAAGTTAAGTAATATCCTATTTATAGTATATAAATATTCAGTGTGGTAGTATCATATCTAAGTCTTCTTTACAGGGGTCATTTTTTAGTGTCATATTTCCTTCTATAACTTTGGCTTCTCCATCTTAAAAGTAAAACATATAGTTGTCCATCTTTGAATTACCTCCAAAAAGTATTACTTTTTCACTATTGTACTTTGACATATTTGTGAGGGTTGTCTCAATTATTTATAAAGTTATGTCAAATTAAAATTATATCGGATATAACCCGAGTAAAATTATACTACTTTATCATATTCAAagcaataaaatattaattatacaCGTGTTTTGATAAACCAAGTCCATGATTAAttaagatttatatatatatatatatatatatatatatattaccgctcccaaaaataatagcagataattattttttttgtatatatgtgtattatatatatagtatatattttttagctaGCTAATACTTTGGAAAGTTCAAGTTGATTTTCACATTCTATATGAACATCGTAATGTATTTTTGTTTCTGTTACAGAGCCGGTCCAATCATTGTGTTCCACTTACTTTAGATTGTTTTAACCAATCATAACGCATAATACattaataatattattctaaagGATTTTGCTTTTTATTTGAATATAAATTGATGTAAATCTTGAATTGGAGACAATTAAGCATCTAATGAAAATAAATCaatcaaaagaaatttttttgTTAAACTTCGATATATAGGAGACTTTGACGAACTTATTCCAGGAAAACTAATCTAACATCAATcgattttctttgagaaatttgTAAAGTAATCAATTACTCATACTgatgtaaaaataaataaattaaagagcACAATCTCATATGTATTATTAGAACCACTTTATTATCATGTAAAAGAAACATATTCATATAAACTTCCCCCTATTTTTAATCCTTTAAAATtagattttatattttaaaaaattactatttaattgttttcttattatttaatattttaaaaattaactcAATTTATTTGAAATATGTAGTAACTCCTAATATTTAGGTAAAAGATACTAACTTAACTTAGTTTTAGCTTTATATGAACTAAAtacaaattaagactttaaaggatagtaagaattttcaactttgtTTAAATTGTTATTGATGTGTTTAGAACGTAGTACTAAATCTTCTTTTAATACGTGCCTTTTTTTCTAGTATATTCCTTGTTATAAAAGAATTGTAATTAGGAACAACAATTCTTTGAAAGAAAATTATGGACGTACTTTTCTAATTCAAGTAGGATCAACATTGTAGGGTCACACATATGTATAGTTTAAATTGAAAAAGAATTCTATCATTAGATAATTTACTATTAGatccttaaattatacaaatatttaagggcataaaagtcgatcaatattttaggaatattttagtcgttcaacatttagcataaattattcgtgcttttataataatatagatagatatagattaaaTTACTAGGgtctaaataaataatttatatatatttaatatatttattaAGATAAATATAAGGTTTGAAGCTTATCTTTTTTATGTTAGTTGATCTAAATGGCACCAGGATAGGGCTCGGCCTTCGAATCGCACGTGGTATGATTTTTTGCTTCATACAGTTGGGGCCGAAGCAGCCGCCGGTCGGGGCCGAACCCGTAATCTACATACTAGTTCCACCCTTGCCCTGATATCTTGTGATATTGACGATCTCCTAATGTGGAGGTTAATAATTTGGTTAAGTAATGGAAAACAGGAAAGCAGAATGGGAAACAGAAGGTTCCCTAGCTATGAAGGCAGCAGAGGAGCTGTAAACTACAAATCATCTAAGAGTTGAGAGTTGGTAACAATGACAAACTTTTTTTTCAACACCATGCACCACACGCATTACTAGTTTAATATCTCCCCCTAAGCTTAGGAGGGATTGTTAGTAAATTATTCATCCTCCTAGCAGTATAAATACCCTACGTTAGTACCAAACAATTCAATCATCTCATCTTTGCAATTACTTCTCTTTACAATTTTTGAGGGGAGGAAATTCTGCCATAGATTCCTTATATCATGGCTTCCAAAACAAGAGCCTCAGTTACCCTTTTCCTCTCATTGAATCTCCTTTTCTTTGTCATAGTCAGTGGAACTGATTGTGGCTCTTGTCATCATAATCCTCCTAGCACCGGTAATGGTGGTGGCAATGGTGGTAACACTGGTGGCTCGGGCAATGGTGGCGGCTCCGGCAACGGAGGTGGTTCGGGCAATGGCGGCGGAGGTGGCAATGGACAAGGCAGGTGCCCGAGAGATGCTCTGAAGTTAGGGGTATGTGCAAATTTACTTGGTGGATTGGTGGGAGTGATAGTGGGTTCTCCACCAACTTTGCCGTGCTGCAGCTTGATCGCGGGGCTGGCGGATTTAGAGGCGGCAGTTTGCTTGTGCACAGCCATAAGGGCAAATGTGCTGGGAATAAATCTGAATGTGCCACTCTCTCTTAGCCTTGTTCTCAACAACTGTGGAAGGAATCCTCCTACTGGCTTCACTTGCTAAGCCGAAGTACCCGATTAATTTTATTAATCCTCATTCGGCTTTTGTTATGTTAGTCATTTTGGCGTTTGCATGAATTTTTGTTTATGATCACTTTGTCAATTGTGTTATGCTACCAGTTCTAAATAAGCGAACTTGCAAAATAAAATAGCAGGATCGTAAAGCACAATTGATTTTATATATGTACTTTGGATGTTTATTAATATATGTACTATCAATTTCTGTTTCATAAGCATATTAATTGTGGATTTTGTTGGACTTGTCTATGGTCTTAAGACTATGGTTGGTTATGAATGAAAAAAGGGAAAACGCtaaaaagtaaagaaaatgatAAAGAGAGAATTTTTCTTGATAAATTAACTGGATCTCTCAAGACTTACAAGAAATTTGTCCGCAAACCCCTGATGACAAGTAAAGTGTGCAAATTATTGTGACAAAATTACGTCCCTATAAATCATCTTTGTAATTTTTGTTAGTTTTTTGGACGACAATGTTGCTAAAGAAACGCATAATACTATACTTTTTATTGTATTAAATGGGAAATTTCGAAACTTAAGAAAAAATGGAGGGTGTCTAGACATGCGGTGACTgtaggctatatatatatatgtcgattGTCAGCTGACTTGAATGACAAAAATTCGCAAAATTTCAAGTTTGAACAACAGTATTCTAGCTACTTTATTCGATTGATTAAAACAACTTCAAGTTCTACTCCTTCCTTCTTATGAAAAGGACTATGCTCACAAAGAAGAGAGAAAATAAAGAGATAGAGAGGAAAAAGATGGTGCGATCATGAGCTCTATCTTTTAGAACCAAACCAAATTTTGGTTGGTTTTACTCCAAATCCTCATATGATAAAATAAATTCAGATTTAGCCTGGTTCTTGATGGAATTTGATCCTAAAAATTGGATCAGGATTCTTTAATTGAGGACTTTGAATATCAACAAAGCTCTTAAATCATGTCCATACATATTAAAGTTCTCTACCTCTACCTTACTGACTTTCCATTTTGGATGCAACTAATAGAAAGGGATTTTTTAACTCTACAGTGGTCTTAAACAACGAGATCCACTATCTCCAGCTCTCTTTGTCATTGCGGCTGAGATTCTTTCAATTATGCTCAACAGGCTCTACTTGAAGAATAAGTATGTAGGGTTTAATATGCCTCTAGGTCCCTTAGATCAATCACTTGGCCTATGCAGATGATGTGGTAATTTTTTTCTCCTGGGATAAGATATCTTTGAAAATCACCATgaggcagttgagaagatatgagcTTGTACCTGGACAAAAGATCAATATTGATAAAACTTGCTTCCTCACAACACCTTATACTGATAGCGACATCAGGAATAGGATGAATAAGAATACTGGGTTCAAACACAAAAAAATTCCTTTTACATATTTAGGTTGTCCTATATATGTCGGGAGGAAAAAGATTTGATCACTTTCAGGATATAACTACCAAAGTCTTTAAAAAGGCAGGTGGATGGTAAGGTAATCTACTATCCTATGGGGGGAAAGTTGTTTTCATTCAACGGATTCTTCAATCTCAAACTATGCATCTTCTTGCTGCCACTGCCCCACCAAAAGCTATTTTGGATCAAATAGAGAAATATCTATCAGATTTCTACTGCGGTTTCAATGAGGGAAAGAAGAAATACCATTGGGTTTCTTGGAGTAATCTCTGTTATCCTAAGGATGAGGGAGGAATTGGGTTTAAGAGACTTAATGACATCAAGACCTCTTTTGCCATGAAAAAGTGGTGAAGACTTAGAACCCAAGATAATCTCTAGACTAACTTTCTAAAAACCTAGTACTGTAAAGAGATAATATTGTTGCTAGAAAGTGGAGTTCTAGGAAATCCCAACGTCAGAAAGAGATGGTGGAGATCAAGAAGTGCACAGAGCCACATATGCTATGGAAAATCGATAATGGTAACTCTCTTTTTTGGTGGGATAATAGGACAGGTTTAGGCCATCTTGCCAAGTTCAATCATACCCTGTCCAATTTGGGAATTATACAAGTCAAGGACTTTGTGGAGGATAACAACTGGGACAACTCCAAACTTCTGTTGGGTTTAAGCTTGTTAGAGCTTAAAATagagtgaatgagaaatggagggaaaaataaaaattttaaattttcctctttgacaaagggacattgtttcatattggaggaggaaaagtgttttgatgggtatatatataattgcacttcttctagctcttaaagagttgaaaAGAAGGCAAGCCTCATGCCGTCATCGTCGCTCCCTCGGTTTCAGCTtcagatttggtcaaatgatatgattgaataatttttaaaaccaaatttatttattaatattaagATTAACATAATATTAATTTAATCCAAATTGCCATTTTTTGTAACGATaaattatttttcctccattttgaaTTTCCCGTTCGAATTTAAATTTGACGGTTTGCGTAAATGACCATTTTATAAAACAATCATTTTGAGTTGCAGCCTTACATGAAGAGTTGCAACTCTTCGGAATTACCCAATGTTTTGGATATAAATACATGAACTTTCCCTCAGATTTTCCTTACAAAAATTCTGATTTTTCCTTCTTCCTTCTGCATTATTTTTAACAGAAAGAAAGtcgtaagtgtgatttgctactgaTCTTTGAGTTCGTTggtcactggggtttgaagtaccgctacaccagtgagagtaatccgttctatcctggCAGAAAATAATCCTAAACCTCAGGTACTATaaggggattaagttccttaaggataCACTGTGAAGTTAGTGTGCTTGGATTAATTTTCTGTTTCTTCTAAATTTTTGGTTTTACATTGCTACTgtattttgaatatattttcgaatacagattactaacaagcttaaggaacttaatattttttttttctgtatCCATCTTATATTCTGTTTGTGGGAGACTAAATCCTAGTGATTTCTACTCTCATTTTGGAGACTAAAACCTTCAGATTTTCTACTCCTTGGGACTTTCTACTCAATTACGAGATTAAAAtttttgtgattttctactcGTTGTGTATTCGATTAGAAGATATAAAATCTTCACCGTGCTATTTAATATGTTTATGTTAAAGTTTATTCGGTTCGAATATTTTAAACACTTCaccattaattaattttgtttctGTTTTGTGACTAAGATAAATGAAAGAAACAGGACCCCCCGTGATTGGCTCTACGAGCAATGTTGCTACTTTCAGTCGTTCTGTGCCACCACTGGCTCTGGCGAAAAAGTTTGAAATTTTTtttgggattgatttcaaacgttGGCAACAAAAGATGTTCTTCTATTTGACTACTTTTAGTCTACAGAAATTCATCAAGATGACGTTCCGGTTCTGCCAGAATCAACTCCTGAAAATGAACATTTTATTGTGTCTAAGGCATGGAAGCGCTCAGATTtcttatgcaagaattatattcttagcagaCTGGAGGATGATCTttacaaagtctatagtaatgTAAAAACTTCGAAAGAACTATGGGATGTGTTGGAAAAGAAGTATACCGAGGATGTCGGTTTGAATAAGTTTGTTGTAGCCAAGTTTTTGGACTATAAGATGGTAGACAACAAGCCTATCATTACCCAAATTCAAGAGCTGCAAGTTATAATTCATGATCTTCTTGCAAAAGGTATAATACGAATTAATGCTTctgttgaaagtattaattttgttactaattttgaatttttcatTGAAGGTATGGTCATCAATGACGCATTTCAagttgcagcaatgattgagaagtttccTCCTTTATGGAAGGATTTTAAGAACTACTTGAAATACAAGCATAAGGAGATGAAACTCTAAGATCTCATCATTCGATTGAGGATcaaagaggacaataaagctgcagAAAAGAAGACACATGGAAACTCAATAattatgggagcaaatattgttgagacTGCTCTAACTAACCCGAAAAAGAGGAAAAAGTCTTTTGGAACAAAGAACTATCCTAGCAAGAAGAAATTCAAGAGAAACTGCCACAACTGTGGAAAGCATGGACACAAAGCTGTAGAATGCCGTGCtccaaagaaagagaagaaaaggggtcaagcaaatatGGTTGAAATAAATGATGATATTGATGACTTGTGCACTATGTTGTTTGAATGCAACTTAGTTAGAAATACTAAGGAGTAGTGGATTGATTTTGAAGTCACCTGTCATGTTTGTGCTGTTAAAAAAGTATTTGCTTCATATGCTCCCGCTGGACCCGACGAGACCATTTTTCTGAGAAATTCTGCAACGGTCAAAATTGAAGGTTATGGAAAGATATTTCTGAAGATGGCCTCTAGCAAGGTGGTGACTCTGAACAACGTTTGTCATGTTCCTGAAATAAGGAAGAACTTAGTTTCTATTTTACTTCTCGTCAAGAAACGagtttaagtgtgtttttatttcagaca
Encoded proteins:
- the LOC138908765 gene encoding 14 kDa proline-rich protein DC2.15-like, with the translated sequence MASKTRASVTLFLSLNLLFFVIVSGTDCGSCHHNPPSTGNGGGNGGNTGGSGNGGGSGNGGGSGNGGGGGNGQGRCPRDALKLGVCANLLGGLVGVIVGSPPTLPCCSLIAGLADLEAAVCLCTAIRANVLGINLNVPLSLSLVLNNCGRNPPTGFTC